aaaaatcttataaatgtatgaggtggcaagaggggccttttacccgtgatacaaatacttcagctaaaataatgttttttttttaaataatgtctaagtATACTTGTtcaaacaatcactttagcaaagtttgtgcTATTTTCAGCTTATTCtgataaataaaagaattaatgtttgctcaataaatatactgtctttaaaatatgttaatataaaacatatttttaaatacagaaacaaaatcattttaaaaagtaaagattctgaaagcattgaaggagatcACATAATAACTCAATATAGGTTTACAGCagtaacaacaaatgatattattatatatattattacacacacacacacacatatatatatatatatatatatatatatattatgattttatgctctaaacaatgtaatgacatgaaaaaaaaaaaactaaattcacaaaactttatttttctgGGTCTCAGAAGGATATAAAATGACTTATGATGAATTTCTTTCACATTTTAAGTTCCCGTATCCTCAAATAATTTGCTACTGTAATTGGTGCTGTTTCTTTCGgtgttgtatatttatattctacAGATTTCTTTATTCCATccatttttttggtttgttaaatttttaagaaattattgGTATAAGgttcatgatttcaattaattagacatactttttgattactaacatttaatttaattatcaaaacaaaatccagaataattaaaaccaaaatttacagatataaaatgatatttcagtatatttatacacacacacacacacacacacatacatttttggattttattgcattatacatcgtattaatataaagtattacatatatatatatatatatatatatatatatatatttattgttaaataCATTCAATTAATTCATAATTACTTAACATAAGctacaaatgaaatacaaatgaaaaccatcccaaaattaatcaaatctataatttttattaaatcagtTCATTTATGAGTGTTCACACAACTGTATTCATACTTTTGCCAAATGCAACAACAATTTTCACTATTCAATAATTAATTAAGTTTGTTCAATGAACAAAAACGATGAGTTTCTCAGTGCATTCATGCACAAAACCTGGAAAAAATGCAATGTCTGGGAATGCATAGATGAATATTCATCCAGAATTACAGTACTCGCTGAGCAGTACTCAAGTGCAAATACAAAAATCAAGCAAGGCTTTGCATAAGATTGCAATCAGACTTCAGACAGTGCACTCAGTAGTAAACATCTAGCTGCTCTTGTATGTAGGTTTCTATGAGATTGTGTGCTGCAGCTTCTCATGGCCGTTAATATCAATGCATTTTACAGACTGATAGCTTCTGATGTGCTCGATCTTTCCGTTCAAGAGGACGGGATGATGGATGCGGTTCTCATCTGAATGCATGAAGCTCCTCGTCATCTTGTGCTCCAGCTGCATGTGATTCTGCGGCGGCAGGCCGAGACACGCTCTGcagattcacaaacaaacacattaaacaataATGCACAGgggaagttgctaaaggaaggtcgatTTGTTGCTATAAAGTTGCTAAATGATGTTTTGATGTCATTGCATAATCACGGCACATAATTGTGTCACtgcatcaaatctcagcaaaaatgtattttatatatgttaattttaatttgatcgTGAAACgatataaatacaatattaaaacataactgtatttttaaacacaacattgaattattgaacacttacacatttttcaacaatttaagtttttttattagctggtaaactaaaactatacaTTCTGATGCattgattttgtgtttttttgtcttgcagGTTGCTAAAAGTggccaaataaattttaaaaatagctacatttgttgctaggtgcttttggaagaaaaagttactagggtagtctgaaaagttgctaattTTAGCAACATAATTGCTGATGCACAGACTGCTCCAACACATTAGATCCGCACCACTTTGTCcatttttaagcataaacttaAAGACTTATTCTCTCTtgcttttaaataaagtgtataTATGTGGCCTTTTTGGGTTTTTTGCtcttaattgtgttttatggttacattgtttttttgttgttggtaTTTAGTTCTATTTGAATTGTGAAGCACCATGCACAATGAACATTGTAATTATATGGtgctatataaacaaaaatgacgTCTGACCTCATGACGTTCTCGATGCACGCTCGCTGACGGAAGAAAGCGTTGATCACCGGCGCTCCCTGCGGCACGAGCGGCGCTTTGCAGAGGAAGCTGAGCAGCGACAGAACGCTGTGAAAACCCTGGAAAACCGGATCGTCCTGCGTGCAGAACGTGATTCTCTGACACAGCTCTGTCAGGATCACCAGATCCAGAATAATGGGACTGGCCAGCAGAGAGTCCTGGACACAAGCAGATCACAGATGCATCAGAAATGCATGTAAAAATGTGACGAGTATATCATATTCAATATTTCAACAGTGTttgtttaaagttttaataaattgttaaattgtataagtttcatgtttttgattaacatttaatttaaccattaaaacaaaatccagaaaaagtaaaacagaaaaaaataataataattaactcgggaaaaaataaaactaaatttaggaaaaaaataaaatgaattttatagggccctaaaaattttgttttattgaactttctatttttgttaaaaaaaaaaaaaaatttatttattatatttaattgttgttaaattacatataggtaACTAGACATGCCTTTTGATTACTAACATTAAgacagaatccagaaaaattcaaatggggggaaaaatggaatgcagaaaaattaaattaaaaaaggaatagagaaaaatgacaatgaaaaaaaatgaattcaggaaaaaaaaataaaacatagggacctaaaaatgtaatttatgttaAATCTTTAGTAAATTATTGTTAAATTGTGTAAGCtttatgatttcaattaatCAGACAAGCTTTTTGATTgctaacatttaatttaaccattaaaacagaatctagaaacatttaaattggaaaaaaaaaaaatttaaaaatgtaatccataaaaattaaaacatggaagaaaaatGAGTTTGGGACTCAGGATTACACAGGGccctaaaatattacatttttgttaaacCTTTAGTAAATTTTGGTTAAATTGTGTAAGCGTCATAATTTCAATTAATCAGACAAGCTTTTTGATTACTAACATATCATTTatccattaaaacaaaaaaataaaacaaattcagaaaaaatgtatcagaaaaaaatgtaatccatcaaaattaaaactgtaaaaataataaaataaaggatTACACAGGGCcctaaaaatgtcatttttgttaaacttttaataaattattgttaaatTGTATGATTTCAATTAACTTCACACGCTTTCTgattaacatttaacatttaatttaaccattaagaCAGAATGCAGAAAATAAAATTGACCAAACAGAATTTGCTGCATGTGTTTAGTGATCTGCGATGACCTCACCTCGCAGGTGTTGTGCATAGTGATGGTGTTTGTTCCTCCCATCATGATCTCTGAAGTGTACTCGTCCATCGCACGCTTGCTGTCGCCCACATAGGGCACATATTTAATAACCACCTGTTCAGACAAACCACAAACCCAATCAGTGTCTTTCACTCAGTCAGACATTATttatatcaaaaatacagtaaaaatgctaaatattattgcaatttagaacaactgttttctatgtgaatatgtgttaaactgtaatttatttctgtgatgcgcagctgtattttcagcatcattactgcagtcttcagtgtcacatgatcttcagaaatcattataagatgctgatttgctgctcgagaaacatttctgattattatcaatgttgagaacagttgtgctgcacaatatttttgcggaaactgtgatgcattttatttttcaggattcacagatgaatagaaagttgaaaagaacagcatttatttgaaatagaaatcattcgtaacattataaatgtctttactgtcacttttgatcagtttaatgcgtccttgctgaataaactgTTTTGAAAGCACGCGTCTGAGCTGTAGTGTATGTGTGATATCGGGTCAGACTCACGCAGTGGTCAGGTTTCTCTCCGGGTCGGAACAGTATCGGGTTCGACTTCACCATGTCATCCACCACGTTACTCTTGGAGATTTCTTTTGAGCGAAACTGCTGCGGCGCCGACAGATTCAGACCGTCGTTGTTGCCGAGATGATTATAACTCACTATAGAAGTTGGCTGAAAATGAccattttaatatgcaatttagaatatttcacacaatataaaatatataatataaataacacaataataatatataatttatatattataaaatatagaatattttatataataaaatttcagaagaaatatttaatattattttatattgatgaTTTTGCAGAATATACACCCATGGCACCTTTCATAAATATTGTACAAAAATAGGATCTATTAAAAAATTACCAGTGTGCTTAAGGTTCAAAAATGAATGATTGTCAATCAAGAGGtcaaaataattgtataatacactagttcatgttaataaattattaaaatcaaaagttgaatctgttaatattatttaatggacctgagctaacgtgaactaacaataaactactgttaacaaagatgaataaatactgtaacaaattactactaacatttaatttaatcatgaaaacataatccagaaaaattaaaacagataaaatgaaacccagaaaaatgaaaatgggaaaaaatataatgcataaaaaattaaacatgaatttaaaaatgtaaaaaattaaaaatgtaaaagaaaaaaaaaagaattagaaaaaataaattgttctttGTTTGCTCATTTTAGTCAATGCATTAATTACTGGGTctttattgttaaatgtaagGGTAACTTTTTTATACATCatcagctgaataaataagctttccattagAACGAGAATATATTGCCGAACATGAGCAATATAAGACGATATttgaactatttgaaaatctggaatctgagggtgcaaaaaaatcaaaatattgagaaaatcacctttaaagttgtccaaatgaagttcttagcaatgcatattactaatcaaaaattaagttttgatatatttacggtagaaaatttactaaatgtcttcatggaacatgatctttacttaatatcctaatgatttttggcataaaaaaggatcattttgacccatacaatgtattgttggctattgctacaaatatacctgtgctgcttatgactgggtttgtgctccagggacacatttgtgttttacaggcttaaaacaaaataatgggACACTAATGCATGTGTTAATGTTTCAGAAATGTAATGATTTTCTCTCACCTTGATTCCAGCGCTGACCAGGAAGTCCACCAGCACAGACTTGATTTTGGTCTGTCCGGATTTGAAGTCGTCTCCACCGATGAAGACGCCGCGCTGGACGGCCAGATCCATGGCTCCGGGGACAAATGTGTTCTGCGGCGAGCCGTTAATGTAGGCGCAGCCCTCCAGAATACTGGCCACCGCGAACATGGTGGAGGGAGAAACTTCACCTCCCGTCTGAGACGCAAACACCACAGAACACATTAATACTAGTGTTTCTCACTGATTCTGATTCGGTACACATCAACCATTTCAACAAGCTCACCTGAATGGTGTTGAGCAGGTTCTCGACGGTGTCGTTGACTCCTGGAATCACGTCACAGAATCGCTCGGTGTTTGCGGTCCAGAGAACGATGACTTTATCCACGCCGCTCTTCTTTCTGAAATCACAGATGTCTCTGCGGATCTGATCCACCTAAAACAGAACACAAGAATATTTCAAACATCATGATTTATACATTTActcaacacacacatactatatacttatttatttgtccCTGCAGCAcgaaagcagtcataagcagcacaggtatatttgtagcaatagccaacaatacattgtatgggtcaaaatgatccttttttatgccaaaaatcattaggatattaagtaaagatcatgttccatgaaaatattttgtaaatttcctactgtactGTTGATGAGGTTATAACATGAAGtaatacattaacattaaaaaacaatgagCATTATGAGCAGTATTTATTAAgttgttaatgttaaaatactgtTCATTGTAAGTTCGTGTCAACTTTGGTCCGTTAAATAATATGAACATAcaattttggattttaataatgtattattgaaTGTTGAGCACATTTATTAATCTGAGttacattaactaagattaatacatttttttatatagtcacaaaatatacacacaatatttcacaaatacTGTACAAAAATAAGACCTATAAAATTAGTTTTCAAAAATTAGTTTTCAAAGggtcaaactaaatattatatgagTGCAGAAAATGTTGTacaatttgtgtaaaaatgtactgtgattattgattcattcattcattcatttacatagTAATTTAgttatactgtacatgcaaaGTACTTTCAAATgttgtatgcatgtatgcaactacacaaaaagaaagaaaatgcaatGCAACTTTATGATTCAggctcaaaataaaaataaataaaaaatagtgctgggcaacgattaatcacgattaatggcatccaaaataaaagttttgtgtacataatatttgtgtgtactgtatatatttattatgtatatatatatatatatatatatataaatgaacacacatgcatatatatttaagaaatatgttttgtttatatattaaatatataaatatataatataaattatatgaatataaatatatactgtatgtttgtgtctttatatatacataaacgtacacagtacacacataacatatattatataaacaaaaactttaatattCACGATagcactaataaaaaaaataaagaaaaataaaattgcattgcattcag
This portion of the Onychostoma macrolepis isolate SWU-2019 chromosome 02, ASM1243209v1, whole genome shotgun sequence genome encodes:
- the LOC131533081 gene encoding inositol-3-phosphate synthase 1-A-like, which codes for MPEKVRINSADVKYTEKHIESRYCYSTASVRRDGDAFTVTPSSTEFTFRTERQVPRLGVMLVGWGGNNGTTVTAAVLANKLGLTWKTKTGGKKANYYGSLLESSAVCLGSDPNGEVYVPFRDLLPMVHPNDIVFDGWDISSLDLGRAMERAQVLDWSLQEKLRPHMDQLKPRPSIYIAEFIAANQEQRADNLIRGSKAEQVDQIRRDICDFRKKSGVDKVIVLWTANTERFCDVIPGVNDTVENLLNTIQTGGEVSPSTMFAVASILEGCAYINGSPQNTFVPGAMDLAVQRGVFIGGDDFKSGQTKIKSVLVDFLVSAGIKPTSIVSYNHLGNNDGLNLSAPQQFRSKEISKSNVVDDMVKSNPILFRPGEKPDHCVVIKYVPYVGDSKRAMDEYTSEIMMGGTNTITMHNTCEDSLLASPIILDLVILTELCQRITFCTQDDPVFQGFHSVLSLLSFLCKAPLVPQGAPVINAFFRQRACIENVMRACLGLPPQNHMQLEHKMTRSFMHSDENRIHHPVLLNGKIEHIRSYQSVKCIDINGHEKLQHTIS